A genomic stretch from Lathyrus oleraceus cultivar Zhongwan6 chromosome 2, CAAS_Psat_ZW6_1.0, whole genome shotgun sequence includes:
- the LOC127119383 gene encoding nucleobase-ascorbate transporter 7 isoform X1: MSESQTPSTTHEDQPESEVVESQSPSTAYEEEEIQEGEAPAAPSPHPVAEQLPNVAYCVLSSPPWGEAIALGFQHYLVMLGQTVLIPSILVPQMGGGDKEKTMVIQSLLFVTGTNTLVHSFFGTRLPVVIGASHVYVPTTLSVVLAGRYHDIVDPTERFLRIMRATQGALMFASSLQIILGFTGGWRYVVRFLSPLSAVPLVALSGFGLQRFGFPMLARCVEIGLPELIVLLIFTQYLPHVRRGDRRILVLDRYAVIFSTVVVWTFAYILTVAGAYKKSHTCRTDRAGLIDGASWFSIPYPFQWGSPTLDMGESLAMMVASFVALVESTGGLIAISRYASATPLPPSVLSRGIGWQGVGNFISGMIGTGSGVSASIENAGLLAMTRVGSRRVVQISAGFMIFFSIFGKFGALFASIPASIVAAVYCILFAYVGSGGLGLLQFCNLNSFRGKFILGFSIFMGLSIPQYFVEYGPVRTHARWFNDVVSVPFSSGVFVAGLLAVLLDSILMRRSDRHIHTDRGMHWWDRFTSMRADRRSTEFYSHAV; the protein is encoded by the exons ATGTCTGAATCACAAACTCCATCCACTACACATGAGGATCAACCAGAGTCAGAAGTGGTGGAGTCTCAAAGTCCATCCACAGCATATGAGGAGGAAGAGATTCAAGAAGGAGAAGCACCGGCCGCACCATCTCCGCATCCTGTTGCAGAGCAGCTACCTAATGTAGCCTACTGCGTTCTATCATCACCTCCGTGGG GTGAGGCCATAGCGCTCGGTTTTCAGCATTATCTGGTGATGTTAGGCCAGACGGTTCTCATACCATCCATACTAGTTCCTCAAATGGGAGGAGGAGAT aaaGAAAAAACTATGGTTATTCAGAGCTTGTTGTTTGTCACGGGAACAAACACACTGGTACATAGCTTTTTCGGTACTCGTCTACCGGTTGTGATCGGTGCTTCACATGTATATGTGCCGACCACCCTGTCAGTGGTTCTAGCGGGTAGATACCACGATATTGTGGATCCTACTGAG AGATTTTTAAGGATCATGCGTGCAACGCAGGGTGCACTTATGTTTGCATCATCCTTACAAATCATTCTTGGATTCACGGGTGGTTGGCGATATGTAGTGAG GTTCTTGAGCCCTCTCTCAGCTGTTCCGTTAGTCGCGCTATCAGGTTTTGGACTGCAGCGATTTGGTTTTCCTATG CTTGCACGATGTGTCGAGATTGGACTACCTGAGCTTATAGTTTTATTGATATTTACACAG TACCTTCCTCATGTGAGGAGGGGGGACCGACGTATTTTAGTCCTGGATCGCTATGCGGTCATATTCTCGACCGTAGTCGTATGGACATTTGCATACATTCTCACCGTCGCTGGAGCTTACAAGAAATCACATACATGTAGGACTGACCGTGCTGGACTCATTGATGGGGCATCTTG GTTTTCTATTCCCTACCCATTTCAATGGGGAAGTCCTACACTTGATATGGGAGAGTCATTGGCTATGATGGTTGCTTCCTTTGTAGCATTAGTAGAG TCTACCGGTGGCTTAATCGCCATATCGAGATATGCTAGTGCTACTCCGTTGCCACCTTCAGTACTTAGCCGCGGCATTGGTTGGCAG GGGGTAGGGAATTTCATATCAGGGATGATAGGGACTGGGAGTGGAGTATCGGCCTCTAT AGAAAATGCAGGATTGCTGGCTATGACACGAGTTGGTAGCCGGAGAGTTGTCCAAATATCAGCTGGATTTATGATATTTTTCTCCATTTTCG GAAAGTTTGGAGCTTTATTTGCTTCTATCCCAGCTTCTATAGTTGCAGCAGTGTACTGTATTTTATTTGCTTATGTGG GTTCAGGAGGCCTCGGTTTGCTTCAGTTTTGCAATTTGAACAGCTTCAGAGGGAAGTTTATCCTTGGGTTCTCGATATTTATGGGACTTTCCATACCGCAGTATTTTGTGGAGTATGGTCCTGTGCGTACCCACGCAAGATGG TTTAACGATGTGGTCAGCGTTCCGTTTTCATCTGGAGTGTTTGTGGCTGGTCTATTGGCGGTACTTTTGGACTCGATTTTGATGAGGAGGAGTGATAGACATATTCATACCGATCGAGGTATGCACTGGTGGGATAGATTCACCTCGATGAGAGCTGACAGAAGGAGTACAGAGTTTTATTCTCATGCAGTATAA
- the LOC127119383 gene encoding nucleobase-ascorbate transporter 6 isoform X2 has translation MSESQTPSTTHEDQPESEVVESQSPSTAYEEEEIQEGEAPAAPSPHPVAEQLPNVAYCVLSSPPWGEAIALGFQHYLVMLGQTVLIPSILVPQMGGGDKEKTMVIQSLLFVTGTNTLVHSFFGTRLPVVIGASHVYVPTTLSVVLAGRYHDIVDPTELARCVEIGLPELIVLLIFTQYLPHVRRGDRRILVLDRYAVIFSTVVVWTFAYILTVAGAYKKSHTCRTDRAGLIDGASWFSIPYPFQWGSPTLDMGESLAMMVASFVALVESTGGLIAISRYASATPLPPSVLSRGIGWQGVGNFISGMIGTGSGVSASIENAGLLAMTRVGSRRVVQISAGFMIFFSIFGKFGALFASIPASIVAAVYCILFAYVGSGGLGLLQFCNLNSFRGKFILGFSIFMGLSIPQYFVEYGPVRTHARWFNDVVSVPFSSGVFVAGLLAVLLDSILMRRSDRHIHTDRGMHWWDRFTSMRADRRSTEFYSHAV, from the exons ATGTCTGAATCACAAACTCCATCCACTACACATGAGGATCAACCAGAGTCAGAAGTGGTGGAGTCTCAAAGTCCATCCACAGCATATGAGGAGGAAGAGATTCAAGAAGGAGAAGCACCGGCCGCACCATCTCCGCATCCTGTTGCAGAGCAGCTACCTAATGTAGCCTACTGCGTTCTATCATCACCTCCGTGGG GTGAGGCCATAGCGCTCGGTTTTCAGCATTATCTGGTGATGTTAGGCCAGACGGTTCTCATACCATCCATACTAGTTCCTCAAATGGGAGGAGGAGAT aaaGAAAAAACTATGGTTATTCAGAGCTTGTTGTTTGTCACGGGAACAAACACACTGGTACATAGCTTTTTCGGTACTCGTCTACCGGTTGTGATCGGTGCTTCACATGTATATGTGCCGACCACCCTGTCAGTGGTTCTAGCGGGTAGATACCACGATATTGTGGATCCTACTGAG CTTGCACGATGTGTCGAGATTGGACTACCTGAGCTTATAGTTTTATTGATATTTACACAG TACCTTCCTCATGTGAGGAGGGGGGACCGACGTATTTTAGTCCTGGATCGCTATGCGGTCATATTCTCGACCGTAGTCGTATGGACATTTGCATACATTCTCACCGTCGCTGGAGCTTACAAGAAATCACATACATGTAGGACTGACCGTGCTGGACTCATTGATGGGGCATCTTG GTTTTCTATTCCCTACCCATTTCAATGGGGAAGTCCTACACTTGATATGGGAGAGTCATTGGCTATGATGGTTGCTTCCTTTGTAGCATTAGTAGAG TCTACCGGTGGCTTAATCGCCATATCGAGATATGCTAGTGCTACTCCGTTGCCACCTTCAGTACTTAGCCGCGGCATTGGTTGGCAG GGGGTAGGGAATTTCATATCAGGGATGATAGGGACTGGGAGTGGAGTATCGGCCTCTAT AGAAAATGCAGGATTGCTGGCTATGACACGAGTTGGTAGCCGGAGAGTTGTCCAAATATCAGCTGGATTTATGATATTTTTCTCCATTTTCG GAAAGTTTGGAGCTTTATTTGCTTCTATCCCAGCTTCTATAGTTGCAGCAGTGTACTGTATTTTATTTGCTTATGTGG GTTCAGGAGGCCTCGGTTTGCTTCAGTTTTGCAATTTGAACAGCTTCAGAGGGAAGTTTATCCTTGGGTTCTCGATATTTATGGGACTTTCCATACCGCAGTATTTTGTGGAGTATGGTCCTGTGCGTACCCACGCAAGATGG TTTAACGATGTGGTCAGCGTTCCGTTTTCATCTGGAGTGTTTGTGGCTGGTCTATTGGCGGTACTTTTGGACTCGATTTTGATGAGGAGGAGTGATAGACATATTCATACCGATCGAGGTATGCACTGGTGGGATAGATTCACCTCGATGAGAGCTGACAGAAGGAGTACAGAGTTTTATTCTCATGCAGTATAA